The genomic interval CGGTTCCCGAGACGGTCATTGCTTCGGAGCTTACGGCGGTGACGGAGGATTACGAGTGGCCGTTGTCGGACGATCTGATCTTCGAGCCGCAGTCGATTACCGAGACGATCATCTACGGAAACCTGCAGTTCATCGCCTCGAACGAGGTCTTCCCCGTAACGATCACTTCGGACCATACGATTTCGCTGTCGGGAGCGACGAGCTTCACGGCGGACGGCGAACCGACGAACAATGCCCTGGCCATCCGGGTTTCGGCCGCCGGGTCGTTGGTGCTGACGCCCTCGAATGCGGGGATCGGCGTCCAGCTGGAGGTCATCGCCGGGGAGAACCGCTATACGGTACCGTGCGACGGTGTGGAGCATACGATCGGCCTGGGCGATATTGCGGGCGACACGCATGTCTACGTGACGACGACGGGTGCCGTTGAGATCTCGTCGCTGGCATGGACGACCGAGGTTTCGGTCGATGGCGACCTGAAGGCGCTGGCAACCCCGGAGGTGACGGTCGAACCGGCATCGCTGTCCTGGAGCAGCGAGCAGGATGTGGTACTCACGTGGGAGGCCGTGGTCAATGCGGCGGACTACGAGGTGACGTGGGGCGACCAGGAGCCGGTGACGGTTGAGGAGCCGACCTTTACGATTCCGGCGGCTACGGTCAAGACGCTTGTCATCGGAAGCTATCCGGTGACGGTGGTTGCACAGCCGGTGGAGACTTCCACGAAGTACAAGGCTTCGGCCGCCGGGGAGGCGAGCCTCGAAGTAACGAAGATCACGCTGGGCACGCCCGAAGTGACGGTTACGCCGGCGACGCTGAATGCCGGAACGTCTCAGGAGGTTGTGGTTTCGTGGCCGGCTGTTGCGGATGCGGAGACGTATGCCGTGACCTTCAACAATCAGACGACGAACCAGCCGGAGACGAGCATGACGCTTTCGGCTGCGGATGTGGCGCTGCTTGCGGCGGGACGTTATGAGATTACGGTCGTTGCGCAGAAGCCTTCGGATACGGATCACTATGTGGATTCGGCTGCGGGAGCGGGCGAGCTGGAGATCAAGGCCGTCGGAGCCGCCACGACGCTGTCGTGGAACTTCTCGGATGCCGGGTTCGATGAGATCTACAACTACATTGTCGGTAAGGTAGGTGCCGGTACGAATTTCTCGGAAACCTGGACCGGAGAGTGGGATGGTTTGACGATTGCCACGGGCGGTTCCTCGATCCGCGTCAATACGGGCGATGATGGTGAACGGTTCGTTCAGATGGGAGGAGCCGGTTCTACTTCCAAACGTTACTTCCTTTTCACGCCGGCCGCATCGGGTACGCTGACCGTCGTTGCTTCGAACACGGGAGGTTCGCAGGATGATACGCGCTTTGTGACCGTCAACCAGAACGGAACGGAGAGCAGCCAGATCGGAGGAGCTCCGAGTTCGTCGCCCGTTACCCTGACGTTCGAAATCGAGGGTGGAATCCCGACTTATATCTATCCGACAGGCAACGGTCTTCGTTTCTACAGCATCGAGTTCAGCTATGTGGAGGCACCCACGGCTACAGAAAAGACGATGATGCTGACCAAAGACAATTTGGCTGATCTGGGGCTTCCGGAAGGCAAGAGCGATGTGAAGGCATTGACGGCACCTTCGACCTGGAGCTACGAGGGCAAGGCCTTCGAGTCGGTGATGGCCCTTTCGTCGACGAACAACTCGGCATCGGTCAAGGTTCCGGTGCTCTACCTCTACAAGAGTACGGAGAATGCCACGCTCGGTGCCAATTACATCCGTACGACGGAGGCTCTGGGTGAAAAGATCCAGAAGATCACGGTAACCTTTGTGGATAGCGGCAAGAAGAAGGGCAACAAACTGTCGATGTATGAATATGTCGGCGGCGAGAAGAAACTGGTTCTTTCCGACAACGAGTCCGACAGCGATGCCGAGGTGCTGACCTATGTGTTCAGCGAGGCGAACGACGGCAAGTTCAGTCTGGAGAACGTTCCCCGCAGCGGCAGCGAAGGCGACTTGAAGATCGTTTCGATCCAGATCGACTATTTGGGAGAGTAATCTTCATCCGTAACAAAGAGAGACGTGCAGCCCCGAAAGAGGTTGCACGTCTTTTTTTGCGGCAGGGTGTTTGCGGGCGAGGGGTGTGCATAATTGCGAATAAATTATTAACTTTGCCCGGATATTTTGCACACCATGGCAGAGAACGAAAAAGAGATATTGGAAAACCTCGGGGAACGGGAGTACAAATACGGCTTCACCTCGGCGATCGAGACCGAAACCATCGGCAAGGGGCTTTCGGAGGAGGTCGTGCGACTGATCTCCGAGAAGAAGGGCGAACCCGGGTGGATGACCGAACGCCGTGTGGCGGCCTACCGCCATTGGCTGACGCTCGAACCCCCGACGTGGGCGCACCTGAAGATTCCCGAAATCGACTTCCAGGATATTATCTACTATGCAGCCCCGAAGGCGCGCAAGAAGCTCGACTCGATGGACGAGGTCGATCCCGAACTGAAACGCACGTTCGACAAACTGGGCATTCCGCTCGAAGAGCAGATGGCTCTGGCGGGCGTGGCCGTCGATGCCGTGATGGACTCGGTGTCGGTGAAGACCACCTTCAAGGAGACGCTGGCCGAGAAGGGCATCATCTTCTGCTCGATCTCGGAGGCGCTGCGCGACCATCCCGAACTGGTGAAAAAATACTTGGGGAGCGTCGTGCCCTACACGGATAACTTCTATGCGGCGCTGAATGCCGCGGTCTTCTCCGACGGGTCGTTCTGCTACATCCCCAAGGGGGTGCGGTGCCCGATGGAGCTGTCGACCTA from uncultured Alistipes sp. carries:
- a CDS encoding DUF4957 domain-containing protein, producing the protein MKNSYKKLFGSLLMLWALSLSGCHQPDAEIDTLDYSRALQPLNFAAVVDRETGYDVNFTWTIAENTDYLLSVQEVDESGVAIGSPIEEEILAADAETPYKVTLVPEKIYTATLQAFSATNPNLPGSLLVEAGPVETYYVMESLNPELLTRSMNSITVKWTNDAGDATQLTKIVAAPLDSKSGAQTSTVEVTPEILAAQQAEVSGLTPSTQYVVTLYQSKSTRGGVTAWTAPDTKDMTLVKNSAELMQALNDGAEKIAVQAGETYVLEFSGTNPLDKWKGDLELVGVLGDDGSMPVIKNFELKCWSGTDATTDATGIYRFENIVFEGLGSGNDGFLFRTGEGADAKVSIESVSVLNCELYNYVSGVVFVSSSTASATIGTVRLESLYIHDFLNQGGDLIDFRTGTINTLTVRNNTIIDAGRAFLFSDVNATFSTIEISNNTLNRVGLTNTRKGIIGVRTAVPTFTLNKNLFLNEYSTSETVRLIHENANAQIPTMSGNYFYNVCYNSTGDENYSGADFFTTKIGNNATAVNQSLCLSGDGKILTSDPCVKSARNKMELTNSDVAANQVGDPRWWTVSVPETVIASELTAVTEDYEWPLSDDLIFEPQSITETIIYGNLQFIASNEVFPVTITSDHTISLSGATSFTADGEPTNNALAIRVSAAGSLVLTPSNAGIGVQLEVIAGENRYTVPCDGVEHTIGLGDIAGDTHVYVTTTGAVEISSLAWTTEVSVDGDLKALATPEVTVEPASLSWSSEQDVVLTWEAVVNAADYEVTWGDQEPVTVEEPTFTIPAATVKTLVIGSYPVTVVAQPVETSTKYKASAAGEASLEVTKITLGTPEVTVTPATLNAGTSQEVVVSWPAVADAETYAVTFNNQTTNQPETSMTLSAADVALLAAGRYEITVVAQKPSDTDHYVDSAAGAGELEIKAVGAATTLSWNFSDAGFDEIYNYIVGKVGAGTNFSETWTGEWDGLTIATGGSSIRVNTGDDGERFVQMGGAGSTSKRYFLFTPAASGTLTVVASNTGGSQDDTRFVTVNQNGTESSQIGGAPSSSPVTLTFEIEGGIPTYIYPTGNGLRFYSIEFSYVEAPTATEKTMMLTKDNLADLGLPEGKSDVKALTAPSTWSYEGKAFESVMALSSTNNSASVKVPVLYLYKSTENATLGANYIRTTEALGEKIQKITVTFVDSGKKKGNKLSMYEYVGGEKKLVLSDNESDSDAEVLTYVFSEANDGKFSLENVPRSGSEGDLKIVSIQIDYLGE